One bacterium DNA segment encodes these proteins:
- a CDS encoding Fic family protein yields the protein MISNAEDISGQYVESDWNGRTVRAWVPAPLRERALVLSASTARAGERACAAIRLAEARLPDHWEPLARLLLRNEGMASSAIEGLREPPEAVLIAGRTGSGGAAGWVADNLVVIDRALETAHAALTVETLHGWHRQLMRHGMLPPGMVGAFRPVLGWVGGSTPMDATYVPPPPQEIPRLVEDLILFADGSPPDLDPVSHAAVIHAQFEAIHPYGDGNGRLGRVLIGRTLHRRGVTRCTSVPISVAIARDPGGYLSGLHLFEQGMTDPWVRWFAAMAERAASATSRILDQTDALLTQWEEALSGLRSDHGARALLPNLPAHPLLSAGDVAGLLGSSERSARTALAALADRGVVSPIDVPSTGPGRNRHWFIARDLLQLWQA from the coding sequence CGGCGCCGCTCCGAGAGCGCGCTCTGGTCTTGTCGGCCTCCACCGCGAGAGCCGGCGAGCGAGCCTGCGCGGCCATAAGGCTGGCGGAAGCGAGGCTGCCCGACCATTGGGAGCCGTTGGCCCGGCTGCTCCTGCGTAACGAGGGGATGGCCTCCTCCGCCATCGAAGGGCTGCGCGAACCGCCAGAAGCCGTCCTGATCGCAGGACGGACCGGCTCGGGTGGCGCCGCCGGCTGGGTTGCCGACAACCTGGTGGTCATCGATCGGGCCTTGGAGACCGCCCACGCGGCGTTGACCGTGGAAACCCTGCATGGCTGGCACAGGCAGCTCATGCGGCACGGGATGCTGCCGCCCGGCATGGTCGGGGCATTCCGACCGGTACTCGGCTGGGTGGGAGGCAGTACGCCCATGGACGCGACCTACGTTCCTCCGCCGCCGCAGGAAATCCCGAGACTGGTCGAGGATCTGATCCTGTTCGCGGACGGCAGCCCTCCGGACCTGGATCCGGTCTCCCACGCCGCCGTGATCCACGCCCAGTTCGAGGCAATCCATCCTTACGGAGACGGAAACGGGCGTCTCGGACGGGTACTGATCGGCCGGACACTGCACAGGAGGGGGGTGACCAGGTGTACCAGCGTTCCCATCAGCGTGGCCATCGCCCGCGATCCCGGCGGCTACCTTTCCGGCCTTCACCTCTTCGAGCAGGGCATGACCGACCCTTGGGTCAGGTGGTTCGCCGCGATGGCCGAGAGGGCCGCATCCGCCACCAGCCGGATCCTCGACCAGACCGATGCCCTTTTGACCCAGTGGGAGGAAGCACTCAGCGGGCTACGGTCCGACCACGGTGCCCGCGCCCTGCTCCCCAACCTCCCCGCCCATCCGCTACTCAGCGCCGGGGACGTGGCCGGGCTACTCGGCAGCAGCGAACGGAGCGCCCGCACGGCGCTGGCCGCGCTGGCCGACCGCGGCGTGGTGTCGCCGATCGACGTCCCGAGCACAGGCCCCGGTCGCAACCGCCACTGGTTCATCGCACGTGATCTGCTCCAACTCTGGCAGGCATGA